In Passer domesticus isolate bPasDom1 chromosome 12, bPasDom1.hap1, whole genome shotgun sequence, the following proteins share a genomic window:
- the DRC7 gene encoding dynein regulatory complex subunit 7 isoform X2, which translates to MASGPEPRRAERPRRPWSRVPGRMEALEEKEEGEHTPEDAISLNISDFLDELERDVALEEASVISSEFDFDWSSIDTSHLPSSYKTNSQQEKELLQLADHFFQQYTHLCPDRKPLFIHPLNECGVQKFVSTTVRPTLLPYPDMYYWSGCANFVCDYLIMEPLKCPITPPSSLYSPTTILKYQRGNCFDFSVLLCSLLIGAGYDAYCVHGYATLEICSLDQTHELCPRLRKPPEVPEEEDPNKYRIKYPIEPQSQFELQQEAKKEEETESIQEEEREEEEREEEVVEEVEKPKRDPLHGLRVHAWVLVLAGKRKVPETFFINPFTGNHHSTTDECFLGIESIWNHRNYWVNMQDCRKGCKDLSFDLSDSFCWEIMFSESNEASQLPTESPNNDTDYMQEKEEMGMSFEMPLSWVARIKVSCREYENPFSQGKKVILYDKAKQEKWAAYANEDGLVERLTVYADSDCTEELEVKEWFKHREDLLYMREMNKQTQLITDHFMPGHPLLLKAHSYTSLEPETGHTVEFYHTARVDGLWKRFETATEMTEYFVGREDFLHMRHIEFGERDQEAEMAGVTAEANARPIVQIKEYFHRNPEKPADEDVEERIFMVIDDVMQLTYHLELHDTIASKVVFCRVIGREKREDEIFLSRENTVKYQPWSSEKHKNMRHLYDLLWELRAEQKDLKQQVRDSEAEMLNILMVREDEEANIKLSVSMYSAAKREEQHEAMVLEEEQRSSQSSLEKESQHLGGEVESLAQHTATNSTM; encoded by the exons ATGGCGAGCGGCCCGGAGCCGCGCCGGGCCGAGCGGCCGCGCCGCCCTTGGAGCCGCG tgccaggcagaATGGAggccctggaggagaaggaggaaggggagcaCACACCAGAGGATGCGATCTCTTTGAATATCAGTGATTTCCTCGATGAACTGGAGAGAGATGTAGCTCTGGAGGAAGCCTCTGTCATAAGCAGTGAATT TGATTTTGACTGGAGCTCCATTGACACATCCCACTTGCCATCTTCGTACAAGACAAATtcccagcaggagaaggagctgctgcagctggctgacCATTTCTTCCAGCAGTACACTCACCTGTGCCCTGACCGCAAGCCGCTCTTCATCCACCCGCTCAACGAGTGTGGTGTGCAG AAGTTTGTGAGCACAACAGTGAGGCCAACCCTGCTGCCTTACCCAGACATGTACTACTGGTCAGGCTGTGCCAACTTTGTCTGTGACTACCTCATCATGGAGCCCCTCAAGTGCCCAATCACCCCG cccagctccctctaTTCCCCAACCACCATCCTGAAGTACCAGCGAGGGAACTGCTTTGACTTCTCCgtgctgctgtgctccctgctgatCGGGGCTGGCTACGATGCCTACTGTGTGCACGGGTATGCCACCCTCGAGATCTGCTCCCTGGACCAGACCCACGAGCTGTGCCCGCGGCTCAGGAAGCCCCCAGAG GTACCAGAAGAGGAGGATCCCAACAAGTATAGAATTAAGTACCCTATAGAGCCACAGAGCCAGTTTGAGCTTCAgcaggaggccaagaaggaggaagaaactGAATCCATACAagaggaggaaagagaagaggaggaaagagaagaggAGGTGGTTGAG gaggtggAAAAGCCCAAGAGAGACCCTTTGCACGGCTTACGGGTGCACGCGTGGGTTCTGGTTCTCGCTGGGAAGAGGAAGGTTCCCGAGACCTTCTTCATCAACCCGTTCAcaggaaaccaccacagcaccACAGATGAGTGCTTCCTTGGGATTGAGAGCATCTGGAACCACAGGAACTACTGGGTGAACATGCAGGACTGCCGCAAAGGCTGCAAG GATCTCAGCTTTGATTTGAGTGATTCTTTCTGCTGGGAAATTATGTTTTCAGAGAGCAATGAGGCCTCTCAGCTGCCCACAGAGTCACCCAACAACGACACAGATTACATG caagaaaaggaggaaatggGCATGAGCTTTGAGATGCCACTATCATGGGTAGCCCGAATTAAGGTGTCTTGCAGAG AATATGAGAATCCCTTTTCCCAGGGGAAGAAGGTGATCCTGTATGataaagcaaagcaggagaaatggGCGGCGTATGCGAATGAAGACGGGCTGGTGGAACGCCTCACTGTCTACGCAGACTCAGACT GTACTGAAGAACTGGAGGTGAAGGAATGGTTCAAACACCGAGAAGACCTGCTGTATATGAGAGAAATGAATAAACAAACACAGCTGATCACAGACCATTTTATGCCTGGACATCCCCTCCTTCTTAAAG CTCACTCCTACACGTCCCTGGAACCTGAGACTGGGCACACAGTGGAGTTTTATCACACAGCACGAGTCGATGGCCTCTGGAAACGTTTTGAAACTGCTACTGAGATGACAGAGTACTTCGTGGGGCGGGAGGACTTCCTGCACATGCGGCACATCGAGTTTGGGGAAAGAGACCAGGAAGCGGAAATGGCTGGCGTCACAGCTGAGGCCAACGCCCGGCCTATAGTG CAAATCAAGGAGTACTTCCACAGAAATCCAGAAAAGCCTGCTGACGAAGATGTAGAGGAACGTATTTTTATGGTCATAGATGATGTCATGCAGCTGACATATCACCTTGAGCTCCATGACACCATTGCCTCAAAGGTGGTTTTCTGCAGAGTAATAGGgagggagaagagagaagaTGAAATCTTCCTGAGCAGAGAAAACACTGTCAAATACCAG CCCTGGTCCTCAGAGAAGCACAAGAACATGCGCCACCTCTACGACTTGCTGTGGGAGCTGAGAGCAGAACAGAAGGATCTGAAGCAACAAGTGCGGGACTCTGAAGCAGAG ATGTTAAATATTTTGATGGTCCGTGAGGATGAAGAAGCCAATATTAAATTGTCAGTTTCAATGTACAGCGCTGCAAAGAGAGAAGAACAGCATGAAGCCATG GTGCTGGAAGAGGAGCAGAGGAGCTCCCAGAGTTCCCTGGAGAAGGAGAGTCAGCACCTGGGAGGGGAGGTTGAATCCCTGGCCCAGCACACTGCAACCAACTCCACCATGTGA
- the DRC7 gene encoding dynein regulatory complex subunit 7 isoform X1 — translation MASGPEPRRAERPRRPWSRVPGRMEALEEKEEGEHTPEDAISLNISDFLDELERDVALEEASVISSEFDFDWSSIDTSHLPSSYKTNSQQEKELLQLADHFFQQYTHLCPDRKPLFIHPLNECGVQKFVSTTVRPTLLPYPDMYYWSGCANFVCDYLIMEPLKCPITPPSSLYSPTTILKYQRGNCFDFSVLLCSLLIGAGYDAYCVHGYATLEICSLDQTHELCPRLRKPPEVPEEEDPNKYRIKYPIEPQSQFELQQEAKKEEETESIQEEEREEEEREEEVVEEVEKPKRDPLHGLRVHAWVLVLAGKRKVPETFFINPFTGNHHSTTDECFLGIESIWNHRNYWVNMQDCRKGCKDLSFDLSDSFCWEIMFSESNEASQLPTESPNNDTDYMQEKEEMGMSFEMPLSWVARIKVSCRGESICLTSLLPTAEYENPFSQGKKVILYDKAKQEKWAAYANEDGLVERLTVYADSDCTEELEVKEWFKHREDLLYMREMNKQTQLITDHFMPGHPLLLKAHSYTSLEPETGHTVEFYHTARVDGLWKRFETATEMTEYFVGREDFLHMRHIEFGERDQEAEMAGVTAEANARPIVQIKEYFHRNPEKPADEDVEERIFMVIDDVMQLTYHLELHDTIASKVVFCRVIGREKREDEIFLSRENTVKYQPWSSEKHKNMRHLYDLLWELRAEQKDLKQQVRDSEAEMLNILMVREDEEANIKLSVSMYSAAKREEQHEAMVLEEEQRSSQSSLEKESQHLGGEVESLAQHTATNSTM, via the exons ATGGCGAGCGGCCCGGAGCCGCGCCGGGCCGAGCGGCCGCGCCGCCCTTGGAGCCGCG tgccaggcagaATGGAggccctggaggagaaggaggaaggggagcaCACACCAGAGGATGCGATCTCTTTGAATATCAGTGATTTCCTCGATGAACTGGAGAGAGATGTAGCTCTGGAGGAAGCCTCTGTCATAAGCAGTGAATT TGATTTTGACTGGAGCTCCATTGACACATCCCACTTGCCATCTTCGTACAAGACAAATtcccagcaggagaaggagctgctgcagctggctgacCATTTCTTCCAGCAGTACACTCACCTGTGCCCTGACCGCAAGCCGCTCTTCATCCACCCGCTCAACGAGTGTGGTGTGCAG AAGTTTGTGAGCACAACAGTGAGGCCAACCCTGCTGCCTTACCCAGACATGTACTACTGGTCAGGCTGTGCCAACTTTGTCTGTGACTACCTCATCATGGAGCCCCTCAAGTGCCCAATCACCCCG cccagctccctctaTTCCCCAACCACCATCCTGAAGTACCAGCGAGGGAACTGCTTTGACTTCTCCgtgctgctgtgctccctgctgatCGGGGCTGGCTACGATGCCTACTGTGTGCACGGGTATGCCACCCTCGAGATCTGCTCCCTGGACCAGACCCACGAGCTGTGCCCGCGGCTCAGGAAGCCCCCAGAG GTACCAGAAGAGGAGGATCCCAACAAGTATAGAATTAAGTACCCTATAGAGCCACAGAGCCAGTTTGAGCTTCAgcaggaggccaagaaggaggaagaaactGAATCCATACAagaggaggaaagagaagaggaggaaagagaagaggAGGTGGTTGAG gaggtggAAAAGCCCAAGAGAGACCCTTTGCACGGCTTACGGGTGCACGCGTGGGTTCTGGTTCTCGCTGGGAAGAGGAAGGTTCCCGAGACCTTCTTCATCAACCCGTTCAcaggaaaccaccacagcaccACAGATGAGTGCTTCCTTGGGATTGAGAGCATCTGGAACCACAGGAACTACTGGGTGAACATGCAGGACTGCCGCAAAGGCTGCAAG GATCTCAGCTTTGATTTGAGTGATTCTTTCTGCTGGGAAATTATGTTTTCAGAGAGCAATGAGGCCTCTCAGCTGCCCACAGAGTCACCCAACAACGACACAGATTACATG caagaaaaggaggaaatggGCATGAGCTTTGAGATGCCACTATCATGGGTAGCCCGAATTAAGGTGTCTTGCAGAG GGGAGTCAATTTGTCTGACATCTCTCTTGCCCACTGCAGAATATGAGAATCCCTTTTCCCAGGGGAAGAAGGTGATCCTGTATGataaagcaaagcaggagaaatggGCGGCGTATGCGAATGAAGACGGGCTGGTGGAACGCCTCACTGTCTACGCAGACTCAGACT GTACTGAAGAACTGGAGGTGAAGGAATGGTTCAAACACCGAGAAGACCTGCTGTATATGAGAGAAATGAATAAACAAACACAGCTGATCACAGACCATTTTATGCCTGGACATCCCCTCCTTCTTAAAG CTCACTCCTACACGTCCCTGGAACCTGAGACTGGGCACACAGTGGAGTTTTATCACACAGCACGAGTCGATGGCCTCTGGAAACGTTTTGAAACTGCTACTGAGATGACAGAGTACTTCGTGGGGCGGGAGGACTTCCTGCACATGCGGCACATCGAGTTTGGGGAAAGAGACCAGGAAGCGGAAATGGCTGGCGTCACAGCTGAGGCCAACGCCCGGCCTATAGTG CAAATCAAGGAGTACTTCCACAGAAATCCAGAAAAGCCTGCTGACGAAGATGTAGAGGAACGTATTTTTATGGTCATAGATGATGTCATGCAGCTGACATATCACCTTGAGCTCCATGACACCATTGCCTCAAAGGTGGTTTTCTGCAGAGTAATAGGgagggagaagagagaagaTGAAATCTTCCTGAGCAGAGAAAACACTGTCAAATACCAG CCCTGGTCCTCAGAGAAGCACAAGAACATGCGCCACCTCTACGACTTGCTGTGGGAGCTGAGAGCAGAACAGAAGGATCTGAAGCAACAAGTGCGGGACTCTGAAGCAGAG ATGTTAAATATTTTGATGGTCCGTGAGGATGAAGAAGCCAATATTAAATTGTCAGTTTCAATGTACAGCGCTGCAAAGAGAGAAGAACAGCATGAAGCCATG GTGCTGGAAGAGGAGCAGAGGAGCTCCCAGAGTTCCCTGGAGAAGGAGAGTCAGCACCTGGGAGGGGAGGTTGAATCCCTGGCCCAGCACACTGCAACCAACTCCACCATGTGA
- the DRC7 gene encoding dynein regulatory complex subunit 7 isoform X3: MEALEEKEEGEHTPEDAISLNISDFLDELERDVALEEASVISSEFDFDWSSIDTSHLPSSYKTNSQQEKELLQLADHFFQQYTHLCPDRKPLFIHPLNECGVQKFVSTTVRPTLLPYPDMYYWSGCANFVCDYLIMEPLKCPITPPSSLYSPTTILKYQRGNCFDFSVLLCSLLIGAGYDAYCVHGYATLEICSLDQTHELCPRLRKPPEVPEEEDPNKYRIKYPIEPQSQFELQQEAKKEEETESIQEEEREEEEREEEVVEEVEKPKRDPLHGLRVHAWVLVLAGKRKVPETFFINPFTGNHHSTTDECFLGIESIWNHRNYWVNMQDCRKGCKDLSFDLSDSFCWEIMFSESNEASQLPTESPNNDTDYMQEKEEMGMSFEMPLSWVARIKVSCRGESICLTSLLPTAEYENPFSQGKKVILYDKAKQEKWAAYANEDGLVERLTVYADSDCTEELEVKEWFKHREDLLYMREMNKQTQLITDHFMPGHPLLLKAHSYTSLEPETGHTVEFYHTARVDGLWKRFETATEMTEYFVGREDFLHMRHIEFGERDQEAEMAGVTAEANARPIVQIKEYFHRNPEKPADEDVEERIFMVIDDVMQLTYHLELHDTIASKVVFCRVIGREKREDEIFLSRENTVKYQPWSSEKHKNMRHLYDLLWELRAEQKDLKQQVRDSEAEMLNILMVREDEEANIKLSVSMYSAAKREEQHEAMVLEEEQRSSQSSLEKESQHLGGEVESLAQHTATNSTM, translated from the exons ATGGAggccctggaggagaaggaggaaggggagcaCACACCAGAGGATGCGATCTCTTTGAATATCAGTGATTTCCTCGATGAACTGGAGAGAGATGTAGCTCTGGAGGAAGCCTCTGTCATAAGCAGTGAATT TGATTTTGACTGGAGCTCCATTGACACATCCCACTTGCCATCTTCGTACAAGACAAATtcccagcaggagaaggagctgctgcagctggctgacCATTTCTTCCAGCAGTACACTCACCTGTGCCCTGACCGCAAGCCGCTCTTCATCCACCCGCTCAACGAGTGTGGTGTGCAG AAGTTTGTGAGCACAACAGTGAGGCCAACCCTGCTGCCTTACCCAGACATGTACTACTGGTCAGGCTGTGCCAACTTTGTCTGTGACTACCTCATCATGGAGCCCCTCAAGTGCCCAATCACCCCG cccagctccctctaTTCCCCAACCACCATCCTGAAGTACCAGCGAGGGAACTGCTTTGACTTCTCCgtgctgctgtgctccctgctgatCGGGGCTGGCTACGATGCCTACTGTGTGCACGGGTATGCCACCCTCGAGATCTGCTCCCTGGACCAGACCCACGAGCTGTGCCCGCGGCTCAGGAAGCCCCCAGAG GTACCAGAAGAGGAGGATCCCAACAAGTATAGAATTAAGTACCCTATAGAGCCACAGAGCCAGTTTGAGCTTCAgcaggaggccaagaaggaggaagaaactGAATCCATACAagaggaggaaagagaagaggaggaaagagaagaggAGGTGGTTGAG gaggtggAAAAGCCCAAGAGAGACCCTTTGCACGGCTTACGGGTGCACGCGTGGGTTCTGGTTCTCGCTGGGAAGAGGAAGGTTCCCGAGACCTTCTTCATCAACCCGTTCAcaggaaaccaccacagcaccACAGATGAGTGCTTCCTTGGGATTGAGAGCATCTGGAACCACAGGAACTACTGGGTGAACATGCAGGACTGCCGCAAAGGCTGCAAG GATCTCAGCTTTGATTTGAGTGATTCTTTCTGCTGGGAAATTATGTTTTCAGAGAGCAATGAGGCCTCTCAGCTGCCCACAGAGTCACCCAACAACGACACAGATTACATG caagaaaaggaggaaatggGCATGAGCTTTGAGATGCCACTATCATGGGTAGCCCGAATTAAGGTGTCTTGCAGAG GGGAGTCAATTTGTCTGACATCTCTCTTGCCCACTGCAGAATATGAGAATCCCTTTTCCCAGGGGAAGAAGGTGATCCTGTATGataaagcaaagcaggagaaatggGCGGCGTATGCGAATGAAGACGGGCTGGTGGAACGCCTCACTGTCTACGCAGACTCAGACT GTACTGAAGAACTGGAGGTGAAGGAATGGTTCAAACACCGAGAAGACCTGCTGTATATGAGAGAAATGAATAAACAAACACAGCTGATCACAGACCATTTTATGCCTGGACATCCCCTCCTTCTTAAAG CTCACTCCTACACGTCCCTGGAACCTGAGACTGGGCACACAGTGGAGTTTTATCACACAGCACGAGTCGATGGCCTCTGGAAACGTTTTGAAACTGCTACTGAGATGACAGAGTACTTCGTGGGGCGGGAGGACTTCCTGCACATGCGGCACATCGAGTTTGGGGAAAGAGACCAGGAAGCGGAAATGGCTGGCGTCACAGCTGAGGCCAACGCCCGGCCTATAGTG CAAATCAAGGAGTACTTCCACAGAAATCCAGAAAAGCCTGCTGACGAAGATGTAGAGGAACGTATTTTTATGGTCATAGATGATGTCATGCAGCTGACATATCACCTTGAGCTCCATGACACCATTGCCTCAAAGGTGGTTTTCTGCAGAGTAATAGGgagggagaagagagaagaTGAAATCTTCCTGAGCAGAGAAAACACTGTCAAATACCAG CCCTGGTCCTCAGAGAAGCACAAGAACATGCGCCACCTCTACGACTTGCTGTGGGAGCTGAGAGCAGAACAGAAGGATCTGAAGCAACAAGTGCGGGACTCTGAAGCAGAG ATGTTAAATATTTTGATGGTCCGTGAGGATGAAGAAGCCAATATTAAATTGTCAGTTTCAATGTACAGCGCTGCAAAGAGAGAAGAACAGCATGAAGCCATG GTGCTGGAAGAGGAGCAGAGGAGCTCCCAGAGTTCCCTGGAGAAGGAGAGTCAGCACCTGGGAGGGGAGGTTGAATCCCTGGCCCAGCACACTGCAACCAACTCCACCATGTGA
- the LOC135279700 gene encoding uromodulin-like, protein MERIVRCLLLLSVLCLSGCEGNKSELASTHGLRPGLALRAKRSPDACLPNPCQHQGQCQVAVDRPVCSCKPGFTGEFCQDVVLKLACEEEHMKMMVRKEVFELLKIPLELVHLKNQACKVSEKEEEGELFFGATLTGENHTACGSVIQQNSSHVSYSNVIESEQEAHRAMISRSFQLEVHFSCIYAYEQVVRLPFALTAVDKLVQLVVREGHFNVSMRLYKSPSYLEPYHLPSVAVPVTDTLYVLLKMEGQHQLKYFLLSVLDCWATPSPDPQQDTQHKLIEQGCPHDETVTYLNAVGEGTTAKFSFQMFQFVGYPEVFLHCRVQLCVPDSPEPCAKQCPRHWRSRRALADDYNRIVSYGPILLLAAPSSGAEIHHSSSDQQDPVGASPWLSRALILLCVLAVLTVAAAAVSVGRRMV, encoded by the exons ATG gaaaggATTGTGAGAtgtttgctgctgctctctgtgctctgcctgtCTGGCTGTGAAGGCAACAAGA GTGAGCTGGCCAGCACCCATGGCCTGAGGCCAGGGCTTGCCCTCCGTGCCAAGAGGAGCCCAGATGCCTGCCTGCCAAACCCGTGCCAGCACCAGGGGCAGTGCCAGGTGGCTGTGGACAGACCAGTCTGCAGCTGCAAGCCAGGCTTCACAGGGGAATTCTGCCAAG ATGTGGTACTGAAGCTGGCCTGTGAGGAAGAGCACATGAAGATGATGGTGAGGAAGGAGGTGTTTGAGCTCTTGAAAATCCCGCTGGAGCTTGTCCACTTGAAGAACCAGGCATGCAAGGTCtcagagaaggaagaagagggTGAGCTGTTTTTTGGAGCCACTCTCACAGGTGAAAACCACACTGCCTGTGGATCAGTAATCCAG CAAAACAGCTCCCATGTCTCGTACTCCAACGTCATCGAGTCGGAGCAGGAGGCCCACAGGGCCATGATCTCCCGCAGTTTTCAGCTGGAGGTGCACTTCTCCTGCATCTACGCCTACGAGCAGGTTGTGAGACTGCCCTTCGCTCTCACTGCTGTTGACAA GCTGGTACAGCTTGTGGTCAGAGAAGGACACTTCAATGTCAGCATGAGACTCTACAAGTCCCCCTCCTACCTGGAGCCTTATCACCTGCCCAGTGTGGCCGTCCCCGTCACGGACACACTCTATGTCCTGCTGAAGATGGAAGGGCAGCACCAGCTCAAGTACTTCCTGCTGAGTGTTTTGGACTGCTGGGCCACGCCGAGCCCGGACCCGCAGCAGGACACACAGCACAAGCTCATTGAGCAGGG gtgtccccatgACGAGACGGTGACCTATCTGAATGCCGTTGGGGAGGGCACTACTGCCAAGTTCAGCTTCCAGATGTTTCAGTTTGTTGGTTACCCTGAGGTGTTCCTGCACTGCCGTGTGCAGCTCTGTGTTCCTgacagcccagagccctgtgccaaG CAATGCCCCAGGCACTGGAGGAGCAGGCGGGCACTGGCAGATGACTACAACAGGATTGTCTCCTACGGGCCCATcctcctgctggctgctccttcctcaggagcagagatccaccatTCCAGCAGTGACCAGCAGGACCCAGTAG GAGCCAGCCCGTGGCTCTCCAGGGCCCTCATTCTGCTGTGTGTGCTCGCCGTGCTCACCGTGGCTGCTGCGGCCGTCAGCGTGGGGCGGAGAATGGTTTAG
- the ADGRG3 gene encoding adhesion G protein-coupled receptor G3, which translates to MRNGSCLRSGHKPWGNLGRSRAAGTRGAEPGGMARGSQEAPQSGMNWFLGTVLLLLLLPDVAAGQDSCSDLHRGDQHRECCSVALEQQSPGSSTRVLRLSQHCPELWRSQSRACACLRERWLRLLQSGRHGWLAGLKALILNVSRAVTRDVLVAFSPTEGPSRLNSTEKGKAGKIHLPREIFRSLSSQTVRVVVTVLNIQQLGIFKEVNQTAQVLDNTVVGITVGESSISGLQDPVQLTFTHTELPRGVTPQCVFWDPSRGQAGGWSGSGCVTQPGDEGTVCSCDHLTFFTLLLNPALDGSTAKAVMAVATAGCGVAVAFSIFTMAFCIFVRCRFRFEDTVRTNLGLHLNLVGSLLLLNLAFLLNSGLSGRTHPSTCGVLGGLTHYCLLCCFTWTALEGCQLYLLFVKVLGIYIHHYLAKLCLVGWGFPALVVGVAGAIGSYGEYSIQTMDQQVIAHLCWITSKHLLVHYITNCGYFGLIFLFNMAVFGVAAQKSCSLQGTGAVQGNRKPWKVALVAAGLFCLLGATWALAFLTYGISSAAVLYLFTVLNSLQGIFIFIWLVVLYYPKTKETTGSLSYIIRHDKTTTASQD; encoded by the exons ATGAGGAACGGCTCTTGCCTCAGAAGTGGCCACAAGCCCTGGGGGAacctggggaggagcagagctgctgggacaaggggagcagagcctggtgggatggccaggggcagccaggaggcCCCACAAAGTGGCATGAACTGGTTCCTgggcactgtgctgctgctcctgctgctgcctg ATGTTGCCGCAGGACAGGACAGCTGCTCCG ACCTTCATCGGGGTGACCAGCACCGGGAGTGCTGCAGCGTggcgctggagcagcagagcccaggcagcagcacccgAGTGCTCCGCTTGTCCCAGCACTGCCCGGAGCTGTGGCGCTCGCAGAGCCGCGCCTGCGCCTGCCTCAGGGAGCGCTGGCTCAG GCTGCTGCAGTCGGGGCGGCACGGCTGGCTGGCGGGGCTCAAGGCGCTGATCCTCAATGTCAGCAGGGCTGTCACCCGTGATGTCCTCGTCGCCTTCTCCCCCACAGAG ggccccaGCAGGCTGAACAGCACAGAGAAAGGGAAGGCAGGTAAAATCCACCTCCCCAGGGAGATATTCCggtccctgagcagccaaacaGTGCGTGTGGTGGTGACAGTCCTCAACATCCAGCAGCTTGGCATCTTCAAG GAGGTCAACCAGACAGCGCAGGTCTTGGACAACACCGTGGTGGGCATCACAGTGGGAGAGAGCAGCATCTCGGGGCTGCAGGACCCCGTGCAGCTCACCTTCACCCACACGGAGCTGCCCCGG GGTGTCACCCCTCAATGCGTCTTCTGGGATCCCAGCAGAG ggcaggcaggaggctggaGCGGCAGCGGATGTGTCACGCAGCCTGGGGACGAGGGGACAGTCTGCTCCTGTGACCATCTCACCTTCTTCACCCTCCTCCTG AACCCAGCTCTGGATGGCTCCACAGCAAAAGCTGTGATGGCTGTTGCCACCGCTGGCTGTGGGGTAGCCGTGGCTTTCTCCATCTTCACCATGGCCTTCTGCATCTTCGTAAG GTGCAGGTTCAGGTTTGAGGACACCGTCCGCACCAACCTGGGGCTGCACCTCAACCTCGtgggcagcctgctcctgctcaacctggccttCCTGCTCAACAGTGGGCTCTCTGGCAGGACCCACCCCAGCACCTGCGGGGTCCTGGGGGGGCTCACCCACtactgcctgctctgctgcttcacCTGGACGGCGCTGGAGGGCTGTCAGCTCTACCTGCTCTTTGTCAAGGTGCTCGGCATCTACATCCACCACTACCTGGCAAAGCTGTGCCTGGTTGGCTGGG GCTTCCCTGCTCTCGTGGTGGGAGTGGCAGGAGCTATTGGCAGCTATGGAGAGTACAGCATCCAGACCATGGACCAGCAGGTCATAGCCCACCT GTGCTGGATCACTTCCAAACATCTTCTGGTCCACTACATCACCAACTGTGGCTACTTTGGCCTCATCTTCCTCTTCAACATGGCTGTCTTCGGGGTGGCAGCCCAGAAGAGCTGCAGCTTGCAgggcactggggcagtgcagggaAACCGTAAGccctggaaggtggctctggtggcagcagggctctTCTGCCTGCTGGGAGCCACTTGGGCCCTGGCATTCCTCACCTATGGCATCTCCTCTGCAGCTGTGCTCTACCTCTTCACCGTCCTCAACTCTCTCCAAG gaatCTTCATATTCATCTGGCTGGTCGTCCTCTACTACCCAAAGACAAAGGAGACCACTGGTTCCCTCTCCTACATCATCAGACATGACAAAACCACCACAGCCTCCCAGGACTAG